The following coding sequences are from one Triticum aestivum cultivar Chinese Spring chromosome 5A, IWGSC CS RefSeq v2.1, whole genome shotgun sequence window:
- the LOC123108252 gene encoding protein NRT1/ PTR FAMILY 5.7, producing MRKQQGLSGGGHGVGDGDGEWDKCVDDSSVDHRGRPPLRAATGSWKAAMFIILIEFSERLSYFGIATSLMIYLTKVLHQDMKVAAVNSQYWMSVTTLMPLLGGFVADAYLGRFRTVLLSTVVYLLGLVLLAVAQLAPGLRPGGVSVPRVHETLFFVGIYLVSVGTGGHKPALESFGADQFDDGHAGERLQKMSYFNWWNCALCSGVLLGVTVVVYIQERIGWGAATVLLAAVMGCSLVVYLAGWRTYRYRVPQGSPLTPLLRVVVAAVMKRRLQLPADAGELYEEDDGKKRLLSHTDQLRFLDKAAIFEHGGEVWRGAWRLATVTQVEETKLVVSMVPIWVATLPFGMAAAQVSTFFIKQGMAMDRHLGPHFVLPPASIFALAAIAMIATVALFDKVLEPCLRRATGAERGISVLRRIGVGMAFAVVAMAVAAVVERRRLDSKVTMSVFWLVPQFALMGVGDGFALVGLQEYFYDQMPETMRSLGIGLYLSVIGAGSFLSSQLIAAASRVSSHGGRRDGWFGKDLSRSRLDLFYWLLAGISAANLGFYVLVATRYSYKQQTAKAGRVGVEKDVAGVNSPYNHKCVAQGSAFGV from the exons ATGAGGAAGCAGCAGGGTTTaagcggcggcggccatggcgtcggcgacggagatGGGGAGTGGGACAAATGCGTGGACGACTCCTCCGTCGACCACCGCGGCCGCCCGCCCCTCCGCGCCGCCACCGGCTCATGGAAGGCCGCCATGTTCATCATCC TGATCGAGTTCAGCGAGCGGCTGAGCTACTTCGGCATCGCCACCAGCCTCATGATCTACCTCACCAAGGTGCTGCACCAGGACATGAAGGTCGCCGCCGTGAACTCCCAGTACTGGATGAGCGTCACCACCCTCATGCCCCTCCTCGGCGGCTTCGTCGCCGACGCCTACCTTGGCCGCTTCCGCACCGTGCTCCTCTCCACCGTCGTCTACCTCCTCGGCCTCGTCCTGCTCGCGGTGGCGCAGCTGGCGCCGGGGCTGAGGCCGGGCGGTGTCTCCGTGCCGCGGGTTCACGAGACGCTCTTCTTCGTCGGGATCTACCTCGTGTCCGTCGGCACCGGGGGGCACAAGCCGGCGCTCGAGAGCTTCGGCGCCGACCAGTTCGACGACGGCCACGCCGGCGAGCGGCTGCAGAAGATGTCCTACTTCAACTGGTGGAACTGCGCGCTCTGCTCTGGGGTCCTGCTCGGGGTCACCGTCGTCGTCTATATCCAGGAGCGGATCGGATGGGGCGCCGCCACCGTGCTCCTCGCCGCCGTCATGGGTTGCTCCCTCGTCGTCTACCTCGCGGGGTGGCGGACGTACCGGTACAGGGTGCCGCAGGGCAGTCCCCTCACGCCGTTGCTGCGGGTTGTCGTGGCCGCGGTCATGAAGCGGCGCCTTCAGCTGCCAGCCGACGCCGGCGAGCTGTACGAGGAGGATGACGGCAAGAAGAGGCTGCTCTCCCACACCGACCAGCTCCGGTTTCTCGACAAGGCGGCAATCTTTGAGCATGGTGGCGAGGTCTGGCGCGGGGCGTGGCGTCTGGCGACGGTGACGCAGGTGGAGGAGACGAAGCTGGTGGTGTCGATGGTGCCCATCTGGGTGGCCACGCTCCCGTTCGGCATGGCGGCGGCGCAGGTGTCCACCTTCTTCATCAAGCAGGGCATGGCCATGGACCGCCACCTGGGCCCACACTTCGTGCTCCCgccggcgtccatcttcgccctgGCCGCCATCGCCATGATCGCCACCGTGGCGCTCTTCGACAAGGTGCTCGAGCCGTGCCTGCGCCGCGCGACGGGCGCCGAGCGCGGGATTAGCGTCCTCAGGCGCATCGGCGTCGGCATGGCGTTCGCCGTGGTGGCCATGGCCGTGGCGGCCGTCGTCGAGCGGCGCCGCCTGGACTCCAAGGTCACCATGTCGGTGTTCTGGCTGGTGCCACAGTTCGCGCTGATGGGGGTCGGCGATGGGTTCGCGCTGGTGGGCCTGCAGGAGTACTTCTACGACCAGATGCCGGAGACGATGCGCAGCCTCGGCATCGGGCTGTACCTGAGCGTGATCGGCGCCGGGAGCTTCCTGAGCAGTCAGCTGATCGCGGCGGCGAGCCGCGTGAGCTCGCACGGCGGGCGGCGGGACGGGTGGTTCGGCAAGGACCTGAGCCGGAGCAGGCTGGACCTCTTCTACTGGCTGCTGGCCGGCATCTCCGCCGCTAACCTGGGCTTCTACGTGCTCGTCGCCACCCGGTACTCGTACAAGCAGCAGACCGCGAAGGCCGGCAGGGTCGGCGTCGAGAAGGACGTTGCCGGCGTCAATAGTCCGTACAATCACAAGTGCGTAGCACAGGGGAGCGCTTTTGGTGTATAA